The following DNA comes from candidate division KSB1 bacterium.
GGTGAGCCGGGAAGTCCGGGGTACCTGCAGCGCAAAGAGCTTTGGGCGTTCGTCAGCGGTGGGCTGCTTTATCTGCTGTTAGCGGCCATGATCGTCGGACAGTTCATCAAAGGCAAGGCGGCGCAGCGCCGGCTGCTGCGACGCTATCGCGATGATGAATGGTTCGATCTCGTCACGCCGGAAGGCAAAGTCATCGGCAAAGCGCCCCGCTCTTTATGCCACGGCAATCCCGATCTGCTGCATCCGGTGGTGCACGTGCATGTGTTCAACTCAAAGGGCGAGCTTTGGCTGCAAAAGCGCGGGGCGAACAAGGAAATTCAGCCCGGTAAATGGGATACTTCCGTAGGCGGCCACGTCAGCAGCGGCGAAAAAATCGAGCAGGCGCTCCTGCGCGAAGTTCGTGAGGAGCTTGGCATCGATGTGCTGGCGAATGAGCCTCTCTTTCGCTACGTCATGCGCTCGAATTACCAAAGCGAGCTGGTTTATGCTTTTCGCGGCTTTCATGACGGACCTTTTTATCCCCCGAAAGATGAAATCGAAGAGGGCCGGTTTTGGAAAATCAGCGAGATTCGGCGCGCCTTGGGCAAGGGCATTCTAACCCCCAATTTCGAGCAGGAATTTGCCCTTTTGGAAAAGCTCAAGATTGTCTGAAGCTTCGGAACGTTTCTAAGCGAAACAGGCGGAGCAGGCAAAAAAATACTTGCATTTTTTTTTAAATCCATTATCTTTTATGCCGCAAAAGGCGGGAGTAGTTCAGTGGTAGAACACAACCTTGCCAAGGTTGGGGTCGCGAGTTCGAGCCTCGTCTCCCGCTCTTTTAAAGCCTCGGTTAATAACCGGGGCTTTTCTGTTTTCAGCCTGCGCCGTATTTCTGCATGTCGAGCCTGCTGTATTCTTGAGGTGCTTATGATCAGATCGTTTTTTCTTTTCGGATTGGCGGCGTACTGCCTGACGGCCGCAGAGCTGCCCATCCCCATCGAAGAGATCGAACGCGCTCTGGATAATGAGCTGCACGCCTGGTATCCCCGCTGCATCGATACGGTTTACGGCGGCTACTTGACGCACTTTGACGCCCGCTGGCAGCCGCTCGCCCGGCAAAATAAAATGATCGTCACTCAGGCGCGCTGCCTGTGGACCGCCTGCAAGGCGGCGATGCTTTTTCCGCAGGACGGCCGCTATCGTTCGGCCGCTGAGGCCGGCTTGCCGTTTTTACGCGAAAAGATGTGGGACTTGGTCTACGGCGGTTTTTATCAAGAGCGCAGCCGGGAGGGCGGACCGATCTTTGAAGGCTACACCGATGAAAAACGCGTCTACGGCAACGCCTTCGGTCTTTACGCGGTCACTGCCTATTATGAACTGACGCACGATCCGAAAGCGCTGGAATTCGCCAAAGAAATTTTTAATTGGATAGAAAAGACTGCCTACGATTCGACCAACGGCGGCTATTTCGATTACATCCGTCGCGACGGCCGCGTTTACGGCAAAGGATACGGCTCCTCGACCGGCGATTCCCTGCTCTTCGGCTATAAGGATCAGAATGCAACCATCCACTTGCTGGAAGCCTACAGCGAGCTCTATCGTCAATGGCCTGATCCCTTCCTGCGCGAACGGCTGCTCGCTCTGCATCATCTCGTCCGCGATGTCTTTACCGGCTCGGAAGGATATATGCGTCTGTTTTTTACTTCCGACTGGCAGCCGGTTTCGCACCGCGATTCAACGGAAGCTTTTATTCTCCGCAATTATTACTATGATCACATTTCCTTCGGCCACGACATCGAGACCGCCTATTTGCTGCTTGAAGCTTCGGATGCTTTGGGTTTAAAGCAGGATGAAAAGACGCTTACCGTCGCCAAGAAAAAGATCGATTTTGTGCTCGATTACGGTTGGGATGTGGAAAAGGGGGGCGTTTACCATGCCGGCTACTGGTTCAAGGGAGAATCTTTGCCAAGGGTCATCAAACGCGAAAAAGATTGGTGGGCGCAGGCCGAAGCGCTCAACTCGCTGCTAATGATCTCGCTGCTCTATCCCAATGAGCGGCGCTATCGGCCTGCACTCCAAAAACAGTGGGAGTATATCAAAACCTATCTCATCGACTGGGAAAACGGCAGCTGGTTTTCCTTAGGACTGGATGAGACTCCTGCAGCCGCCGGTGCTCCCAAAGCGCACGCCTGGAAAGGGCCCTACCACACCGGCCGCGCCTTGATGAACTGCCTTAAAATGCTGCACACGGGCAGGCTGTTCGATGATCACGTGTCCCAGTGATTCTCTTCCTGACTCGACCACTCCTCCGGCCGCGTTTTGATGTCGTATTTTTTGATCTTTACATGTAAATTCTGCCGCGGCATGCCGGCAATGCGTGCGGCTTTGGAAATGTTGCCGTGCGTTCGCCGCAGCAAATCCAAAATATATTCTCTCTCGAAATGATACTTGGCTTCGTTGTAGGGAATGAGCTGTTCGCACGACGGCCACCAGCGCGGTGAAGTCGAGTGCAGCTCGAGGGGCAGCTCCTCCGCACCGATCCAGTCGGTGTCCGTAAGCGCCACCACACGTTCGATGATGTTTTCCAGTTCGCGTACGTTTCCAGGCCAATGATAAGCCTGCAGCAATTCAATAGCTTCCGGCTTGAAATAAATGCCCAAATGATGATGCTTTTGTGAATATTTGCGCAGAAAATGACGAGCCAGGGGTTCGATGTCTTCCGGCCGCTCACGCAGTGGAGGAATCTCGATGGTGATGACGTTGATGCGATAATAGAGATCTTCGCGAAACTTGTTCTGCTCCACCAGCTTTTTCAAGTTGCGATTGGTGGCGGCAATGATGCGCGCCTTGCTGAAACGCTCTTCGCTGTCGCCGATACGAAAATAGGATCCGTCCTGCAGCACCCGCAGGAGCTTGACCTGCGTCGCCATGCTCAGCTCGCCGATCTCGTCCAAAAACAACGTCCCGTTCTCCGCCAGTTCAAAAAACCCTTTTTGGCTCTTATACGCGCCGGTATAGGCCCCCTTTTCGTGACCAAAAAGCGCGCTCTCCAGGAGCGTGTCGGGTATGCCGGCTGCATGCACCGGCACAAAGCGGCCGTTGCGGACATGGCTGTTCTGATGAATCATGCGCGCTACGACTTCTTTGCCCGTTCCCGTTTCCCCGACGATGAGCACGGTCGAATCGAGCGGCGCCACCTTGCGGATCAAGCGTCGGATATGAGCAATGGCCTCACTACGGCCGATCAGCAATTCGCCTTCCATGAGCGCCTGACAGACTTCGGTTTCATTCACGGTCCCCTCACCTCTTCCTGATTGTGGTTCCAGACTTTTCTTATCAATAAGCATGCCGTTTTTACGAGACGAACCTGCAAAAAAAATCGAACTGGAAAAAAATCATAATAGCAATAAAATTAGGATGATAAGCTGCCATATTCTGATTGAGGCGAGTATCCTCTTTTTTGTAAAGGCATATGAAAGATTCGAGATTGTGGCGTCCGGTCTACACTTTCCGCTCATTACTGTGACCGTCAAACGGTCTTGTTTGCTGAGCGCCGGATTTGTATATTCTATCAATTTGGAGAAAAGATGAAACTGCTGCATTTTTCCGATACCCACTTGGGGTTTTCCGACACGTATCGTATCGATCCGCAGAGCGGGCTCAATCAACGCGAACAGGATTTCTATGACGCGTGGCGGCAGGTGATCGAGGCCGTCCTTGAGCTGAAGCCGGATTTCGTCGTGCATGCCGGTGATCTTTTTCACACGCCTCGACCGAGCAATCGCGCCATTCGCGTTGCTTTGGAGGGCATTCAACAGGTCAGCAGCGCCTGCATTCCGTTCATCCTGGTTTCCGGGAATCACGAGACGCCGCGCATCCGCAGCACCGGCTCGATTTTCGAGGCTGTTGCGCTTTTCCCCAACGTCTATGCCGCCTATCGCAGCCGGCTGGAAACATTTGTCGTCAAGGACGTCGAGTTTACTTGTCTGCCGCATTGTTCGACGCAGGAAGAACTCGAACTCGCCTTGAAGGAGCTGCAGGGTCTTGGCGAAGCTTTGCGCCCCCGCATTCTGGTGACGCACGGCGCCTGGAGCCGCAGCGAGTACGGCATGGGCGAATTCAACGAGCAGCGTCTGCCTGATCTGGAGGAAACCGCCGGTGTGAGGTTCAATTATGTTGCCCTCGGCCATTATCATCGTCCCGTCGAGATTCGTCCGAACGTCTGTTACTCCGGCTCGACCGAGCGCACCAGCTTTAACGAGCATGCCAACGCCTGCGGCTACCTTGTCGTCGATCTGACGACCGGCGAGCGGCAGCGGTATGAAATTCGGACGCGCCCGATGCTCAAGTTGCCGATCCTTGACTGCAGCGGCAAATCGGTTGCTGACATAATTCAGGACGTCGCCGTGTCGGCATCAACGGTGCCTGAAGGGGCGATGGTGCAGCTTTGTCTGGACAATGTTGAACCGGACGCCTTTCTCAAGCTCGACATGCGGCAGATCGACGATCTTTTCCGACGTGCCCTTTATTTGGAAAAGCAGCTTTTTCGCCGTATCGACGAAAGGCAGAACGTGCAAAGCGGAACCAGCATGATCCGCCCGCTGCCGATCGAGTTTGCCGCCTTTCTTGAGTCGCTGCCGGACAATTCGTATTCCAAAGAAAAGCTGCTGCAGCTGGGCATTCGTTATCTGAGCATGGAGTAAATCGGGCGCATGGTCATCAAGTCGTTAAAGCTGCGCAACTATCGCCGGTTTCGGGAGCTGGATCTCGAGCTGCCGGAGAATATTATCGGCATTATGGGACGGAACGGCGCGGGCAAGTCGACGATCGTCGAAGCGATCGGCTGGATTCTATACGGCAATCGAGTAGTGCGGACCGATCGGTTCGACGTGCGTTCGCTGGCTGCCGAGGAACGCGACGTCTGTACAGCCGAGATGGTGTTCGTTTACGGCGGCCAAGAGTACCGCATAGAGCGGCGACTGAAGGGCAAACAGGCGATCATCGAGGCGGCGGTGTGGCGGGGCGGGCAGGGCGAGCCCGAGGCGGTGCAGGATCGCGGCGTCAATGAATTCATCGAA
Coding sequences within:
- a CDS encoding AGE family epimerase/isomerase; translation: MIRSFFLFGLAAYCLTAAELPIPIEEIERALDNELHAWYPRCIDTVYGGYLTHFDARWQPLARQNKMIVTQARCLWTACKAAMLFPQDGRYRSAAEAGLPFLREKMWDLVYGGFYQERSREGGPIFEGYTDEKRVYGNAFGLYAVTAYYELTHDPKALEFAKEIFNWIEKTAYDSTNGGYFDYIRRDGRVYGKGYGSSTGDSLLFGYKDQNATIHLLEAYSELYRQWPDPFLRERLLALHHLVRDVFTGSEGYMRLFFTSDWQPVSHRDSTEAFILRNYYYDHISFGHDIETAYLLLEASDALGLKQDEKTLTVAKKKIDFVLDYGWDVEKGGVYHAGYWFKGESLPRVIKREKDWWAQAEALNSLLMISLLYPNERRYRPALQKQWEYIKTYLIDWENGSWFSLGLDETPAAAGAPKAHAWKGPYHTGRALMNCLKMLHTGRLFDDHVSQ
- a CDS encoding sigma-54 dependent transcriptional regulator, with product MNETEVCQALMEGELLIGRSEAIAHIRRLIRKVAPLDSTVLIVGETGTGKEVVARMIHQNSHVRNGRFVPVHAAGIPDTLLESALFGHEKGAYTGAYKSQKGFFELAENGTLFLDEIGELSMATQVKLLRVLQDGSYFRIGDSEERFSKARIIAATNRNLKKLVEQNKFREDLYYRINVITIEIPPLRERPEDIEPLARHFLRKYSQKHHHLGIYFKPEAIELLQAYHWPGNVRELENIIERVVALTDTDWIGAEELPLELHSTSPRWWPSCEQLIPYNEAKYHFEREYILDLLRRTHGNISKAARIAGMPRQNLHVKIKKYDIKTRPEEWSSQEENHWDT
- a CDS encoding NUDIX domain-containing protein, which translates into the protein MDRKTILKNLAAGFLPLLIFIIADELFDLLVSLAIALGVSLIYLLIGWLRDKRIDRFALLDVLLIGVLGGVSLAFDNPAFLLVKPAVIELVFVALIGVTVFTKNPLLIRMTQRYMGGAELSPAQQQIMRRMLRGMFWLLLVHTAAIVATAIYVGEPGSPGYLQRKELWAFVSGGLLYLLLAAMIVGQFIKGKAAQRRLLRRYRDDEWFDLVTPEGKVIGKAPRSLCHGNPDLLHPVVHVHVFNSKGELWLQKRGANKEIQPGKWDTSVGGHVSSGEKIEQALLREVREELGIDVLANEPLFRYVMRSNYQSELVYAFRGFHDGPFYPPKDEIEEGRFWKISEIRRALGKGILTPNFEQEFALLEKLKIV
- a CDS encoding exonuclease SbcCD subunit D, with amino-acid sequence MKLLHFSDTHLGFSDTYRIDPQSGLNQREQDFYDAWRQVIEAVLELKPDFVVHAGDLFHTPRPSNRAIRVALEGIQQVSSACIPFILVSGNHETPRIRSTGSIFEAVALFPNVYAAYRSRLETFVVKDVEFTCLPHCSTQEELELALKELQGLGEALRPRILVTHGAWSRSEYGMGEFNEQRLPDLEETAGVRFNYVALGHYHRPVEIRPNVCYSGSTERTSFNEHANACGYLVVDLTTGERQRYEIRTRPMLKLPILDCSGKSVADIIQDVAVSASTVPEGAMVQLCLDNVEPDAFLKLDMRQIDDLFRRALYLEKQLFRRIDERQNVQSGTSMIRPLPIEFAAFLESLPDNSYSKEKLLQLGIRYLSME